From Drosophila virilis strain 15010-1051.87 chromosome X, Dvir_AGI_RSII-ME, whole genome shotgun sequence, the proteins below share one genomic window:
- the LOC6633338 gene encoding mitochondrial potassium channel ATP-binding subunit has translation MLRLLLANCSRGDMLSRSLLQPLPLPQSQLGARLQNASRLMRQHHQHMWRSHGAPSGSCRAKLQTCRALLWGGATLGVGMAMRSCWTSGSLVAQCEGNRLAGVIQHTLEQEDQNFDWRRLWTYLEPHTWELIGAVLAALIVAFINIRIPNLLGDLVNTLARYANTYVMDPINNSFVKDVSKPASNLLSLYLLQSGFTFVYIYLLSRVGEQMAARMRQDLFKQIVLQDISFFDENRTGELVNRLTADVQDFKTSFKQFVAHGLRSSAQLIGGSVSLFMISPHMAAIALASVPCVVMFMSYLGRKLRALSKNSQAQTERATGVCEEALSNIRTVRSSACEYREMQLFEQETNEAARLAQELGYGIAVFQGLTNFFLNTLVLSTLFMGGHLMSTESLTPGALMAFLVASQGVQRSLSQGSVLLGTMIRGMTAGSRVFEFLSLQPKVELSRGYIIPPERLHGEIRFENVSFAYPMRPDHIVLKDFSLTLRPGQTVALVGASGSGKSTIAALLERFYEPTSGNIKLDGYKLSDISPFWLRANVLGFIEQQPILFGTSILENVRYGKPDASQTDVYVASKLAQSHDFVTALPDGYNTHVGERGTQLSGGQRQRIAIARALVKNPRILILDEATSALDATSEAEVQKALDTAVQNRTTLVIAHRLSTIRNADLIVVMDQGRVVETGKHDELMARRGLYFELVRQQERREIQDQGQVVVEEDSLPQNTVQ, from the exons ATGCTGCGCCTACTCCTAGCCAATTGCAGTCGCGGCGATATGCTCAG CCGCAGCCTgttgcagccgctgccgctgccgcagtcgcagcttGGTGCGCGCCTGCAGAACGCGAGTCGCCTGATGCGCCAGCATCATCAGCACATGTGGCGTTCACATGGAGCGCCCAGCGGCAGCTGTCGGGCCAAGCTGCAGACGTGCCGGGCACTGCTGTGGGGCGGCGCTACTCTGGGCGTGGGCATGGCCATGCGCAGCTGTTGGACATCGGGTTCGCTGGTCGCCCAATGTGAGGGCAATCGGCTGGCGGGCGTCATACAGCACACACTGGAGCAGGAGGATCAGAACTTTGATTGGCGGCGTCTCTGGACATATCTGGAGCCGCACACCTGGGAGCTGATAGGCGCCGTTCTG GCGGCGCTGATTGTGGCCTTCATCAATATACGCATACCCAATCTGCTGGGGGATCTGGTGAATACGCTGGCGCGCTATGCGAACACGTACGTAATGGATCCGATCAACAACTCCTTTGTCAAGGATGTGAGCAAGCCGGCCAGCAATTTGCTTAGCTTGTATCTGCTGCAGTCGGGCTTCACCTTTGTGTATATCTATTTGTTGAGTCGCGTGGGCGAGCAGATGGCCGCCAGGATGCGTCAGGATCTGTTCAAGCAAATCGTACTGCAGGACATCTCGTTTTTCGACGAGAATCGCACAGGCGAGCTTGTGAACCGCCTGACCGCCGATGTGCAGGATTTTAAGACCTCGTTCAAGCAATTTGTCGCCCACGGCCTGCGCAGCTCCGCCCAGCTAATCGGCGGCAGCGTCTCCCTGTTCATGATCTCGCCCCATATGGCCGCCATTGCGCTGGCCAGTGTGCCGTGCGTGGTCATGTTCATGTCGTATCTGGGACGCAAGCTGCGCGCGCTCAGCAAAAACTCACAGGCTCAG ACGGAGCGCGCGACTGGCGTCTGCGAGGAGGCCTTGTCCAATATACGCACCGTGCGCTCCAGCGCCTGCGAGTATCGGGAGATGCAGCTGTTCGAGCAGGAAACAAACGAGGCGGCACGCCTGGCCCAGGAGCTGGGCTATGGCATCGCTGTCTTCCAGGGTCTGACCAATTTTTTTCTGAACACCCTTGTGCTTTCCACGCTCTTCATGGGCGGCCATCTAATGTCCACGGAAAGCCTAACGCCCGGCGCCCTAATGGCATTCCTGGTCGCCTCGCAGGGCGTGCAGCGCTCCCTGTCGCAGGGATCCGTGCTGCTGGGCACCATGATACGCGGCATGACCGCCGGCAGCCGGGTCTTTGAGTTTCTCTCGCTGCAGCCAAAGGTGGAGCTATCGCGTGGCTATATCATACCGCCGGAGCGTCTGCATGGCGAGATCCGCTTCGAGAATGTCTCCTTTGCGTATCCGATGCGACCAGatcat ATCGTGCTGAAGGACTTCAGTCTGACGCTGCGTCCTGGCCAGACTGTGGCGCTGGTCGGCGCCAGCGGTTCGGGCAAATCGACAATAGCCGCACTACTCGAACGCTTCTATGAGCCCACCTCCGGCAACATCAAGCTGGATGGCTATAAGCTGTCGGACATTTCGCCGTTTTGGCTGCGCGCCAATGTTTTGGGCTTCATCGAGCAGCAGCCCATACTCTTTGGCACCAGCATCCTGGAGAATGTGCGCTATGGCAAACCGGATGCCAGCCAAACGGATGTCTATGTTGCCTCCAAGCTGGCCCAATCCCATGACTTTGTCACCGCCCTGCCAGATGGCTATAATACGCATGTGGGCGAGCGCGGCACCCAGCTGAGCGGCGGTCAGCGACAGCGCATTGCCATTGCCCGGGCGCTGGTCAAGAATCCGCGCATCCTCATACTGGACGAGGCGACCAGTGCGCTGGATGCCACCAGCGAGGCGGAGGTGCAAAAGGCACTCGACACTGCCGTACAGAATCGCACCACATTGGTCATCGCGCACAGGCTGTCCACGATACGCAATGCGGATCTGATTGTGGTCATGGATCAGGGACGCGTGGTCGAG ACGGGCAAGCATGATGAGCTGATGGCGCGACGTGGACTGTACTTTGAGCTAGTGCGTCAGCAGGAGCGACGCGAGATCCAGGACCAAGGCCAGGTCGTCGTGGAGGAGGATAGCCTGCCACAGAATACAGTACAATAA
- the LOC6633339 gene encoding kelch domain-containing protein 4: protein MGKKDKNKKKGKGAEKTAMKTDKKLAAKQKKMLEKLGEADIAEIVKKLENQEQAIKAITEEVCAAPTPRSNFSLVTHPEKEELIMFGGELYNGAKVTVYNDMFFYNITRNEWKQLRSPSGPTPRSGHQMVAVASDGGQLWLFGGEHASPSQLQFYHYKDLWSMSLRTRQWSKIAAPNGPSARSGHRMVAAKKRLFIFGGFHDNNQSYHYYNDVHVFSLESYEWLKIEISGTIAPAVRSGCCIAAAPDGKIYVWGGYARTSMKKDLDRGITHTDMFALDVDKNGSGNKYKWSTVKAGGYRPKPRNSVGCTVAPNGKAYCFGGVMDVNEDDENVQGQFGDELLAFDLTAQSWRLLELAAKSKPGSKRDNEKSNDIEMAGDAACAEKTVTTSTDGIFTVTVGGPGSTQASSSSSYVSNIPSLFPAARHRRTDVPSPRMNPGLCVCKGILYLFGGLYEEDEKQHTLNDFYALDLHKLDQWKVLIASNQKAHDWIDDTESSSSDEECSDDDDDDDDDDDDDGDSDMDTD, encoded by the exons atGGGTAAAAAGGACAAGAATAAGAAAAAAGGCAAAGGCGCCGAGAAGACAGCAATGAAAACCGACAAAAAGCTGGCagccaaacaaaagaaaatgctgGAAAAACTTGGCGAG GCGGATATAGCGGAAATTGTAAAGAAACTGGAGAATCAGGAGCAGGCCATAAAGGCCATAACCGAGGAAGTATGCGCAGCACCAACACCACGCTCCAATTTCTCGCTGGTAACACATCCCGAAAAGGAGGAGCTAATCATGTTTGGCGGCGAGCTATACAACGGCGCCAAAGTCACCGTGTATAACGATATGTTCTTCTATAATATAACCCGGAACGAGTGGAAGCAGCTGCGCTCGCCCTCGGGCCCAACGCCGCGCAGCGGCCATCAAATGGTCGCCGTTGCCAGCGATGGCGGCCAATTGTGG CTGTTTGGCGGCGAGCACGCCAGTCCCTCGCAACTGCAGTTTTATCACTACAAGGATCTCTGGTCGATGAGCCTCCGGACGCGTCAGTGGTCCAAGATCGCGGCACCGAATGGACCCAGTGCGCGTAGCGGGCATCGCATGGTCGCCGCCAAGAAGCGTCTGTTCATCTTTGGCGGCTTTCATGACAATAATCAATCCTATCACTACTATAACGATGTGCATGTCTTCTCCCTGGAGTCGTACGAATGGCTGAAAATCGAAATTTCCGGCACAATTGCGCCGGCTGTGCGTTCCGGCTGTTGCATTGCCGCCGCACCGGATGGCAAAATCTACGTTTGGGGCGGCTACGCGAGAACCTCGATGAAGAAGGATCTGGATCGGGGCATCACGCACACGGACATGTTTGCGCTCGATGTGGACA AGAACGGCTCcggcaacaaatacaaatggaGCACCGTCAAAGCTGGCGGTTATCGTCCGAAGCCGCGCAACAGCGTCGGCTGCACTGTGGCGCCAAATGGCAAGGCGTATTGCTTTGGCGGCGTGATGGACGTCAACGAGGATGACGAGAATGTTCAGGGCCAGTTCGGCGACGAGCTGCTGGCCTTTGATCTGACCGCACAGTCCTGGCGTCTGCTTGAGCTGGCGGCCAAGAGCAAGCCCGGCAGCAAGAGGGACAACGAAAAGTCCAACGATATCGAAATGGCCGGAGATGCGGCATGCGCTGAAAAGACTGTGACCACCAGCACAGATGGCATTTTTACGGTGACCGTTGGCGGACCCGGCTCCACTCAAgcatcctcctcctcctcctatGTATCCAATATACCCAGTCTGTTTCCGGCTGCCCGGCACAGACGCACAGATGTACCCTCACCGCGCATGAATCCCGGCCTGTGCGTTTGCAAGGGCATCTTGTATCTATTCGGTGGCCTCTACGAGGAGGATGAGAAACAGCACACGCTCAACGATTTCTATGCGCTGGACTTACATAAGCTGGATCAGTGGAAGGTTCTCATAGCTAGCAATCAGAAGGCGCACGATTGGATTGATGACACCGAGAGCAGCAGCTCCGACGAGGAGTGctccgacgacgacgacgacgacgacgatgatgatgatgatgatggcgatTCGGATATGGACACcgattga